In one window of Candidatus Omnitrophota bacterium DNA:
- a CDS encoding phage integrase N-terminal SAM-like domain-containing protein, producing the protein MTPLRRRMIEDMNLAGLSQGTQKEYIRMVSAFAQQFGCSPERIEEELVRIYFLDLRDNKKVALGTFQVPYSALKFLYQTTLNYGGCPGFLRLRRVFGLRSWLLSPRSP; encoded by the coding sequence ATGACTCCCTTACGCCGTCGGATGATCGAAGACATGAATTTAGCCGGACTCAGCCAAGGAACTCAAAAAGAATATATTCGCATGGTTTCGGCTTTTGCCCAGCAATTCGGTTGTTCGCCTGAACGGATCGAAGAAGAGCTGGTTCGGATTTACTTTCTGGATCTTCGCGACAATAAAAAAGTCGCCCTTGGAACGTTTCAGGTGCCTTACAGCGCCCTGAAATTTCTCTATCAGACCACGTTGAACTACGGCGGCTGCCCAGGATTTCTTAGATTGCGTCGAGTTTTTGGGCTTCGTTCATGGTTATTGTCGCCTCGTTCGCCTTAG